In Candidatus Brocadiaceae bacterium, the genomic stretch GTCTTCGGCATCTTCTCCGACACTGACGGCCAGGCCGACGCGCTGATCGCCGCCTCGACCGACGGGCTGCCCCTCTACGAATTCCGAGACGAGGCGGATGTCGCCCATCGGATATGGCGAGTACAGGATCCGGCAGTGATCGGCCGACTGGCCGGGCTGCTGGCAGGGGAACGGCTCCTGATCGCCGACGGCCACCACCGCTACGAGACCGCCCTCCGCTACAGCCGGGAACACCGGAGCGCCGACGGCCCGCCCGGCACGGCACCGGAGGACTTCACCATCCTCTTCGCCGTCTCGATCGGAAACAGCGGCCTGGTGAGCCAGCCCACGCATCGCCTGGTCAAGGTCGGCGACTCCTTCGACGCGGGCGCGTTCCTCGAGCAGCTCCGGGAGGACTTCTTCGTCGCAGAGGTGGCCGTCCGAGGCCCGGAAGGCCTGCTGGAGGCCTATCGCGAGGCCGCGGACGAGGCGGGATGGATCGGCGTCTATCTGTCGCCGGCGCGGTTCCTGAAGCTGCGTCCGATCCTCGCGGATCCCCTCGCCGCGTCGTTCCCGGACCAGCCGGCCGTCTGGCGCGCCCTGCCCGTGGCCATCCTGCAGAACCTCCTGATCGAGCCCCTCCTGAGCCGCCCCCCCGCCGAGGCGATCCGCACGGGCGAGCTGGGCTTCACCCAGAAGCCGGAACAGGTCTACTGGCGCGTCGAGGGAGGCCGCAGCGACGTGGGCTTCCTGCTCCCTCCGATCTCGACCCGGACCGTCGAAGAGGTGGCCCGAGCCGGAGCCCGGATGCCCCAGAAGTCGACCTACTTCTGGCCGAAGATCCCGTCCGGATTCGTGATCTATCCCCACGATGACGCTGATTGCCTGCCAAGCCTGTCGCCCTTGTAGCTGCGGGACCGACAGCCGAATCCGGGGCAGGTTTCTTCACTCCCGGCTTCCGATCTGCCCCCCGTGTCCGGCCACGGACCGCGCGGACTCCGGCCCGGACCGCTCGGTACGTGCGTCCCCGCAGTCAGGGATCGGGACGGGCGGCCCGTCACTCGACCCTGGACGCCTCTCTGCCCGAGAAATGCGCCTCTCCGGCCTTTACGCCGCAATCGGGTTTCGGGTATAATGGAGGCAGACGCGGGGTGGTTCACCCGTTCTTTGTGCAGGGCACGGTGAGTGTTGAAATCCTGTCGATAGCCGGTCGGTTACCTGTGGAAATCGTGTTGGAATGCAGCCGATTGACTGTTGCCCATCTGCCGGTTTTCGCGGGCAGATACGGCCAAGCCCGGAGTCAACGCTTATGCGGCTTCGCCCGGACCGGATTTCAACCGTTTTTCGTCAACATCTCCCTCGGGCACGGATTTCGTAAGGTATGACCAGAAGGCAACTTAGGAATAATCCCCTTCGTTGTCTTCGTTCTCCGTTCCCTTAGTGGTTGTTGTGAATGTCTTTATAGGTAGACGACTCAGAACACAAAACGGTTCCGCGGGAGCCGCCCTGTCGCACGCATTACTGGAGAATGCGCGATGAAATTGGTAGCCGAACGGGAAGCGCTTTTCCACGGGTTCCAGCGTGTCGGCGCGATCGTCAGCACCAACATCCAGCAGCCCGTCTATCGGAACGTCCGACTACAGGCTTCTGAGGACGTGTGGCTATCGGCCACGGACCTGGAAGTCGGGATTGCCCTGAGGATTCCGGGCGCACACGTCGAAGAGACGGGCGTGGTTCTCCTGCCCCCAACACGCGTGGCTCCCATCCTGGGCGCGACTCCGGATGAGCACGTATCCATGGTCGAAGACGATGGGGCGGTGCGCATCGAGACGAACGACGGGAGATTCCGCATCCTGGGAGAGGATCCGACGGACTTCCCCGACATGCCCGAGCTTCCCGCGACAGGCGTCGTGGAGGTCGATCCGGAGGTTTTCAAGTACGCCGTGCGGAGGACGTTGTTTGCGGCGGCGGAGGAACGCGGCCGGTTCGCGCTGAACGGCGTCCTGTTCGTGCTCGGCAAGGACGAGGGGCTGGAAGTCGTGGCGGCCGACGGTGCCCAACTGGCACACGTCAGGAAGAAGGTCAGCAATCCCGAAGGCATCCAGACCGAGTTCATCGTGATGAAGCGGGGGCTGGAACTGCTGATGCGGATGGCGGATTACGGCCGGGAGCCCGTGCGGTTTGCGGCGACGGAGAACCAGTTCATCGCCGAGAACGATGCGGGCCGGATGTTCTGCCAACTGGTCGACGGTCAGTTCCCCAACTACAGGGAAGTCATCCCCGAGGAGGGGAAGGTGAAGGTGCAGCTCCCGGTGAAGGAGATGTTGAGCGCCGTGAAACGCGCCTTCTTCCTGACGACGGAGCAGGCGCGGGTCGTGGACTTCCGGTTCGTCTCTGGTGAGCTGCTCATCAGTGCCGAATCGGCGGACATCGGTCGGGCGGACGTGCGGCTGCCGATCGACTATGACGGGGAGGAGGCCACGATCTCCTTCAACCCCGCGTTCCTTCAGAACATGCTGTCCGTCGTGGAGCGGGACGTCGTCAAGATGCGCTTCAACGACCATCGCTCGCCTTGCGTTCTGAAAAGCGGTCTGGACTACACCTACGTTCTGAGCCCGGTCGTCCGGGAAGAGGCCGAGGTATGAGTGGTCCCGCCCCGTGGGATGCGCGGGAGACGGCCCGGTCGTTCGGAGATGTAGTCCGTGCGGTTCTGCGCAGGAAGAAGTTCGCCGAGAAGGGTCGCTACGGACGGCTCGTGAAGGTCTGGAACGATCTGGTGGGACCGGGGGTGGCGGAGCACACCCGTGTGAAGGCATTCCAGGACGGGCGGCTTGTGGTGGACGTAGGCTCGCCGGCCCTACTCCATGAACTCAACGGCTTCCTCAAAGACAGCCTGCTGGCAGGTATGCAGTCGACGGACGCCGGCCGCGACATCGCCCGGTTGGAGTTCCGTTTGGGCGTCGTGCGTTGCGACGGCGACGAAGGCAGATAGACGGCACAGGATCAGCCCATGGCAGAAGACAGACTGGCGGATGACGGATATCAGGCCAACAAGATCCGCGTGCTCGGCGGGATCGATCACGTGCGGGTCCGGCCGGCCATGTACATCGGCGACACGTCCGAGCGGGGACTGCACCACCTGGTGGAAGAAGTCGTCGCCAACAGCATCGACGAGGCCCTGGCGGGACGCTGCGACACCATCCACGTGCGGATCCACGCGGACGGGAGCGTTTCGGTGACGGACAACGGCGGCGGAATCCCCGTCGAGATCCACCCGGAGATCGGGAAGCCCGGCCTGGAAGTCGTGATGACGATGCTCAACGCCGGGGCCAAGTTCGACCACGATTCCTACAAGTTCTCAGCCGGGCTGCACGGGGTCGGCGTCTCCTGCGTCAACGCGCTGAGCGAATGGCTCGAGGCGGAGGTCTGGGTGCATGGCCAGGTGCACTACCAGCGGTACGAACGCGGCGTGGCCAGGACGCCTGTGGAGAACCGCGGCCGCACCGACCGGCGGGGCACGCGCGTGCGGTTCCGGCCCGACGGCACGATCTTCCAGACGACCGAGTTCCGTTGGGACATCATCGCGCGCCGCCTGCGCGAACTCGCCTTCCTGAATGCCGGCGTGTCGATCACCCTCTCCGATCAGGAGCAGGAGAAGGAGCAGACCTTCCTGTACAAGGGCGGCATCCGGGAGTTCGTCGAGCACCTGAACGAGGGCAAGGAGCCGATCCACGCCGACGTCATCTGCATCGAGGGTGCGGGCGACGGGATCGGCTGTCAGATCGCGCTCCAGTACAACGCCACGTACCTGGAGACCGTGTTCTCCTTCGCCAACAACATCAACACGGTCGAGGGCGGAACCCACCTGAGCGGCCTGCGCAGCGCCCTGACGCGCACCATGAACAACTACGCGAAGGAGCACAACCTGCTGAAGGACCTCACCCCGACCGGGCAGGACTACCGTGAGGGGCTCACGGCCGTCATCAGCATCCAGTTGCCCGAGCCGCAGTTCGAAGGCCAGACCAAGACCAAACTCGGAAACCGCGAGGTCGGCGGCCTGGTGGAGCAGTTCGTCAACGAGAAGCTGGGCGTCTACTGCGAAGAGCATCCCGAATGCGCCCGCGCCGTCGTCTCCAAGGCGACCGAGGCGGCCCAGGCGCGCGAGGCCGCCCGCAAGGCGCGGGACCTGACCCGGCGCAAGGGCGCCCTCTCGGGCGCCAACCTGCCCGGCAAGCTGCGCGACTGCTCCAGCCGCGACGTGGCCAGCACCGAGCTGTTCATCGTGGAAGGCCAGAGCGCCGGCGGCACGGCCAGCATGGGCCGTGATCGCCGCTTCCAGGCCATCCTCCCCCTCCGCGGCGTGATCCTGAACGTCGAGAAGGCGCGCATCGACAAGATGCTGAGCAACCTGGAGATCCGCACGCTGATCACCGCGCTCGGCACGGGCATCGGACACGACGACTTCAGCGTCGAGAAGCTCCGCTACGGCAAGGTCATCATCATGGCGGACGCCGACATCGACGGCGCGCACATCCGCACGCTCCTGCTGACCTTCTTCTTCCGGCAGATGCAGCCGCTGATCGAACGCGGGAACCTCTACATCGCTCAGCCGCCGCTCTACCGCATCACGCGCAAGGGCAAGAAGCAGTACGTGTATGATGACCGGACCCTTCAGAAGACCCTGCTGGACCTCGGTGTCGGCGAAGCGCGCCTGCAGTTCCGGCTCTCGGACGGAACCGAAGGGAATCTGGAACCCGAGGACCTGGCGACGTTTGTCAACACACTGGCCGACCTGGAGCAGGTGATGTCGCGCCTCTCCTCCCACGGCGTGGACGTGCGGCGGTGTCTGGCCGATGGAATGGGCGGGCAGGTCGGGCGGTTCCCGCTCTATCGCGTGCTGCGCGTCGACGCGGACGGGCGCGAGCACGAGCACCTGTTCTACACCGAAGAGGAGTTCGACGCGTTCATCCGGCATCTCCACGAGGAGTTGGAGCAGCGCGGCGAGGACTTGGAGATCATCGAGGAAGACGCGTCGGCCGACCTGACGGAACGCCCGCAGCGCAACAGCATCCGGCCCCTCCGTTTTGACGAGGCGGAACGGGTCGAAGAACTGATTCAGCGGCTGCGCACACTCGGCCTATCCGGGCGCTGCCTGTTCGACGGGAACGGCGAGGACGCCGATTTCCGCGTTCTCTCCAACGGCAGCGAACGCCGGGTCTCGTCGCTCCTGGCGCTCATCTCTGCAATGCGCGAACTCGGCCGCGAAGGCCTGGACATCCAGCGTTACAAGGGGCTGGGCGAGATGAACGCCGCCGAACTGGCCGAGACGACCCTCAACCCCGAGTCGCGTCGCACCGTGCAGGTGACGATCGGCGACGCCGTGACGGCCGACCGTTACTTCAGCATCCTCGCCGGCAAGGACGTGAAGCCCCGGCGCGAGTTCATCGAGCGGCACGCCCTGGAGGTGAGGAACCTGGACGTATAGGATGAGCAGACACGCGTCCGCCGGCGCGCCTGGCCTTCAGGCCCTTCGGATCCGGGAGGCGGAGATGGAGTGTCCGCACTGTGGAGCGCCCCTGGCCGGCTCGTATCTGGGGCGCCGGGACCGGAAGGCCGTCTGCCCGGTCTGCGCGGGGTCTCTGGCCCCGGACCGGCCGGCAGAGCCCGAGCCCGAGCCCGAGCCGGAGCGGACGCGTTGGTCCTTCGGCCACTCGCAGGAGGACGACCCGTCCGGGCCGGCGTTCGTGTGTCTGCCGGAAGGGCAGAAGGTCAACCCGCTGACGGCCGGGCCGTTGCTCGAGCAGTACGCGGGTCTGTCGCGCATCGACGCGCGGCGGCGCGCCGCCCGCAACATGGGCCTTCTGGCCGAGGGACTGGGCCTGGACAGGGCCCGGGACCTAGTGGCCGCCCTGCGCGAGTTGGGCGTCGAGGCGTTCGCGCTGTCGGCGGCCCGCGTGCCCGGCGAGATGGTCGAGGTGCCGATCGAGCGGATCGACGGCGCCGAAGACGATGCGCTGCACATACAGATGAACGCCCGGGGCGAGATCCGGGCGGTGGCGTGGTCGCAGGTCGTGGCGGGACTCTGCACGCGCAAGCGGTTCCCCGAACGCGAGCAGGTGGCCGTCACGGTGGACCGTCCCGTCAGGCGGGCGGCCGGGCTCGGCATCCGGTGGACGACGATGGAGTCCGAGACGCGATACATGACGCAACCGGTGCGGCCGCGGCCGCAGGTGACTCTGGTGCTTTCGGGCCGGCCGGGCCAGGCGCACATCGTGACGTTCGGTGAAGATGACGTGCGGTACGCCTATCTGGGCGCGCGCATCCTGCCGACTCAGCAGCGGAACCTGGGCCTGCTGTTGCGGGACATCGCGGCGCACTGCCCGCACGGGTTCTTCCCGCAGGGCTACCGGGCGGCGTCGGGAGGTGCGTTCGATCGCGTGCCGGCGGTGGTCGGCACGCTGGAGTACGGGCGTTACGTGCAGTGGGCGGTGTGCTGTGCCGCCGCGAGCAACCTGTTTCATACCGACGGCGCGTAGCCGTCCGGACAGACGGAAGCGTGTGATCATATGACCAAGGACGCGGGCCGGGTCGAGGAACTGCTCATCGAGCAGGAGATGAAGGACGCCTATCTGACGTTCGCCATGAGCGTCATCATCAGCCGGGCGCTGCCGGACGCCCGCGACGGGCTCAAGCCCGTGCAGCGCCGCATCCTGCGGGGCATGGACGAGCTGAACCTCGGTCCCCGGTCCAAGACGCGAAAGTGCGGCAAGATCGTCGGCGACGTCCACGGCAACTACCATCCTCACGGCGAGACGGCCATCTACGACACGCTCGTGCGCCTCGCGCAGCCGTTCACGCTCCGCTACCCGCTCATCTCGGGGCAGGGCAACTTCGGATCGCTCGACGGCGATCCCGCAGCGGCCCAGCGCTACACCGAGGCCCGGCTGAGCCGCGCCGGCGCCGAGATGCTGGCCGACCTGAACCTCGACACCGTGGACTTCGTCGAGAACTACGACAACACCCGCATGGAGCCCTCGGTGCTCCCCGGGCGCTTCCCGAACCTGCTGGCGAACGGGGCGGCCGGCATCGCCGTGGGCATGGCCACGAGCATCCCGCCGCACAACATCCGCGAACTCTGCGACGCCATCACGGCCGTCATGGACAACCCCGGAATCACCGTGCGCGAGATCATGCAGATCATGCCCGGCCCCGACTTCCCGACCGGCGGGACGATCTGCGGGCAGCAGGGCATCTACGACGGCTACAGCACGGGCCGGGGGACGCTCGTCCTGCGCTCGCGGTCGCACCTCGAGGAGGGCCGCGGCGGCCGGCGGCGTCTCGTCTTCACCGATCCCGCCTGGCGCATGGACCGCGACTCCCTGGTGACCCGAATCGCCGAGGCCGTGCAGGCGGGGCGCGTCGAGGACGTCAGCGACATCCGCAACGAGAGCGACAAGGGCGGCACGCGCATC encodes the following:
- the dnaN gene encoding DNA polymerase III subunit beta: MKLVAEREALFHGFQRVGAIVSTNIQQPVYRNVRLQASEDVWLSATDLEVGIALRIPGAHVEETGVVLLPPTRVAPILGATPDEHVSMVEDDGAVRIETNDGRFRILGEDPTDFPDMPELPATGVVEVDPEVFKYAVRRTLFAAAEERGRFALNGVLFVLGKDEGLEVVAADGAQLAHVRKKVSNPEGIQTEFIVMKRGLELLMRMADYGREPVRFAATENQFIAENDAGRMFCQLVDGQFPNYREVIPEEGKVKVQLPVKEMLSAVKRAFFLTTEQARVVDFRFVSGELLISAESADIGRADVRLPIDYDGEEATISFNPAFLQNMLSVVERDVVKMRFNDHRSPCVLKSGLDYTYVLSPVVREEAEV
- a CDS encoding DUF1015 domain-containing protein, which translates into the protein MFRFAAFRPLRYNPDEISFISRVVAPPYDVIDSQEARALREQDPHNVIRLILGREPEGGRPEGEYAAAAECLNAWRRAGVLIRDEEPSIYISEQTFTADDRQYVRTGILCALLLQDYSSDGVLPHENTFSGPKMDRYRLISACRAITSPVFGIFSDTDGQADALIAASTDGLPLYEFRDEADVAHRIWRVQDPAVIGRLAGLLAGERLLIADGHHRYETALRYSREHRSADGPPGTAPEDFTILFAVSIGNSGLVSQPTHRLVKVGDSFDAGAFLEQLREDFFVAEVAVRGPEGLLEAYREAADEAGWIGVYLSPARFLKLRPILADPLAASFPDQPAVWRALPVAILQNLLIEPLLSRPPAEAIRTGELGFTQKPEQVYWRVEGGRSDVGFLLPPISTRTVEEVARAGARMPQKSTYFWPKIPSGFVIYPHDDADCLPSLSPL
- a CDS encoding DUF721 domain-containing protein, with the protein product MSGPAPWDARETARSFGDVVRAVLRRKKFAEKGRYGRLVKVWNDLVGPGVAEHTRVKAFQDGRLVVDVGSPALLHELNGFLKDSLLAGMQSTDAGRDIARLEFRLGVVRCDGDEGR
- the gyrB gene encoding DNA topoisomerase (ATP-hydrolyzing) subunit B; amino-acid sequence: MAEDRLADDGYQANKIRVLGGIDHVRVRPAMYIGDTSERGLHHLVEEVVANSIDEALAGRCDTIHVRIHADGSVSVTDNGGGIPVEIHPEIGKPGLEVVMTMLNAGAKFDHDSYKFSAGLHGVGVSCVNALSEWLEAEVWVHGQVHYQRYERGVARTPVENRGRTDRRGTRVRFRPDGTIFQTTEFRWDIIARRLRELAFLNAGVSITLSDQEQEKEQTFLYKGGIREFVEHLNEGKEPIHADVICIEGAGDGIGCQIALQYNATYLETVFSFANNINTVEGGTHLSGLRSALTRTMNNYAKEHNLLKDLTPTGQDYREGLTAVISIQLPEPQFEGQTKTKLGNREVGGLVEQFVNEKLGVYCEEHPECARAVVSKATEAAQAREAARKARDLTRRKGALSGANLPGKLRDCSSRDVASTELFIVEGQSAGGTASMGRDRRFQAILPLRGVILNVEKARIDKMLSNLEIRTLITALGTGIGHDDFSVEKLRYGKVIIMADADIDGAHIRTLLLTFFFRQMQPLIERGNLYIAQPPLYRITRKGKKQYVYDDRTLQKTLLDLGVGEARLQFRLSDGTEGNLEPEDLATFVNTLADLEQVMSRLSSHGVDVRRCLADGMGGQVGRFPLYRVLRVDADGREHEHLFYTEEEFDAFIRHLHEELEQRGEDLEIIEEDASADLTERPQRNSIRPLRFDEAERVEELIQRLRTLGLSGRCLFDGNGEDADFRVLSNGSERRVSSLLALISAMRELGREGLDIQRYKGLGEMNAAELAETTLNPESRRTVQVTIGDAVTADRYFSILAGKDVKPRREFIERHALEVRNLDV